A genomic stretch from Frigoribacterium sp. PvP032 includes:
- a CDS encoding TetR/AcrR family transcriptional regulator: protein MSTITAHHEPSAFETSVADRKRIVAATVETLDLLGWDATDVSAVARRAGMSPACVERHFPAWEGLVLAAVDRWNLDRFEQVARETAGGATLGFVRGLVAHSNVHRGLSRTLMTLSIGSADAGDLSGRFVRDSYRDFHAMVFQGLAFDLSQGEVPAGTDVAALSTSVVALYMGLQLQMLLQPEVDVVVAFDLGLEGLTRGW from the coding sequence GTGAGCACGATCACCGCGCACCACGAACCCAGCGCCTTCGAGACCAGCGTCGCGGACCGGAAGCGCATCGTCGCCGCCACCGTCGAGACGCTCGACCTGCTCGGCTGGGACGCGACCGACGTCTCCGCCGTCGCCCGCCGCGCCGGCATGTCGCCCGCCTGCGTCGAGCGGCACTTCCCGGCGTGGGAGGGGCTCGTGCTCGCCGCCGTCGACCGCTGGAACCTCGACCGGTTCGAGCAGGTCGCCCGCGAGACGGCCGGGGGGGCGACGCTCGGCTTCGTCCGCGGACTCGTCGCGCACAGCAACGTGCACCGCGGGCTGTCGCGCACCCTCATGACGCTCTCGATCGGCTCGGCCGACGCGGGCGACCTCTCCGGGCGGTTCGTCCGCGACAGCTACCGCGACTTCCACGCGATGGTGTTCCAGGGGCTGGCCTTCGACCTCAGCCAGGGCGAGGTGCCCGCGGGCACGGACGTCGCCGCGCTCTCCACGAGCGTCGTCGCGCTGTACATGGGGCTGCAGCTGCAGATGCTGCTCCAGCCGGAGGTCGACGTCGTCGTCGCGTTCGACCTCGGACTCGAGGGCCTCACCCGCGGCTGGTGA
- a CDS encoding ABC transporter permease has protein sequence MTTRKTALLLLLPGLAFLLVGFLVPSLAMLVAPPGVGTGEVLGRVGQMLTDPYDLRIIGRTVGLGLIVTVVCVVLGFPIAYLLARSTSRWSSVLLALAIFPLLLSNVVRTFGWLVVLGSQGAIGQLLVGLGLVDRAPQLLYTELAIVLGLTQLFLPLAIISCYSAVAQVDAGLDDAARGLGASRSRTFWGIVVPLSSPGIVVAATLVFAGSVTAYTTPYLLGGSSQRMLSTQLFSYSSVTIDWAGASATALIMTVLVFVVSGLSSLVARKGATQ, from the coding sequence GTGACCACTCGCAAGACCGCCCTGCTGCTGTTGCTGCCCGGGCTCGCCTTCCTGCTCGTCGGGTTCCTCGTCCCGTCGCTGGCGATGCTCGTCGCCCCTCCCGGCGTGGGCACGGGCGAGGTGCTGGGCCGTGTCGGCCAGATGCTCACCGACCCGTACGACCTGAGGATCATCGGCCGCACCGTCGGCCTCGGGCTGATCGTCACCGTCGTCTGCGTCGTGCTCGGGTTCCCGATCGCGTACCTGCTGGCCCGCTCGACGTCGCGCTGGTCGAGCGTGCTGCTCGCCCTCGCGATCTTCCCGCTGCTGCTCAGCAACGTCGTCCGCACCTTCGGCTGGCTCGTCGTGCTCGGCTCCCAGGGCGCCATCGGACAGCTGCTCGTCGGGCTCGGGCTCGTCGACCGCGCCCCTCAGCTGCTCTACACCGAGCTCGCGATCGTCCTCGGCCTCACGCAGCTGTTCCTGCCGCTCGCGATCATCTCGTGCTACTCGGCCGTCGCCCAGGTCGACGCCGGCCTCGACGACGCCGCCCGCGGCCTCGGCGCCAGCCGGTCGCGCACCTTCTGGGGCATCGTCGTCCCGCTCTCGAGCCCCGGCATCGTGGTCGCCGCGACTCTGGTCTTCGCCGGCTCGGTCACGGCGTACACGACCCCCTACCTGCTCGGCGGGTCGAGCCAGCGCATGCTCAGCACCCAGCTCTTCTCCTACTCGAGCGTCACGATCGACTGGGCCGGCGCCTCCGCCACGGCCCTGATCATGACCGTGCTCGTCTTCGTCGTCTCGGGCCTCTCGTCGCTCGTCGCCCGCAAGGGAGCCACCCAGTGA
- a CDS encoding LacI family DNA-binding transcriptional regulator, with the protein MSTPRMSTLADVAALAGVSKATASRALSRPELVLPETSARVLAAAEQLGFVANRAARQLARGRSGLVALVVPTLENSYFTPVIAGAQALAGEHDVQLTVAVHPLAHPDELVAFERLSAQVDGFIVVAPRGPDEVVTAAASSKPTVLVDREVAGLSSVVADTAAAFGSLVSRLVDDGHERVVYVGGPEGSWQDAQRTEAVTRAAHGRASLVRLGPFPSTFAAGVSVLPAVLEARATAVVPYATAIGLGLMFALGDRPASSRVVVSSERMVVDSLGLVGVPAIDVDGDELGRVATGLLLDLVDGRGGAGAEHAQRRLPVPVRWPAGA; encoded by the coding sequence ATGTCGACACCGCGCATGTCGACTCTGGCCGACGTCGCCGCGCTCGCGGGGGTCTCCAAGGCGACCGCCTCCCGCGCCCTCAGCCGCCCGGAGCTGGTGCTGCCCGAGACCTCGGCCCGCGTGCTCGCCGCCGCCGAGCAGCTCGGCTTCGTCGCGAACCGCGCCGCGCGGCAGCTCGCCCGGGGCCGGAGCGGGCTCGTCGCCCTGGTCGTCCCGACGCTCGAGAACTCGTACTTCACGCCCGTGATCGCGGGCGCGCAGGCGCTGGCCGGCGAGCACGACGTGCAGCTGACCGTCGCCGTGCACCCGCTGGCGCACCCCGACGAGCTCGTCGCGTTCGAGCGGCTCTCGGCCCAGGTCGACGGGTTCATCGTGGTGGCGCCCCGCGGGCCCGACGAGGTCGTCACGGCCGCCGCCTCCTCGAAGCCGACCGTGCTCGTCGACCGTGAGGTCGCCGGGCTGTCGTCGGTCGTGGCCGACACCGCCGCGGCGTTCGGCTCCCTGGTCTCGCGCCTGGTCGACGACGGCCACGAGCGCGTCGTCTACGTCGGCGGACCGGAGGGCTCGTGGCAGGACGCCCAGCGCACCGAGGCCGTCACCCGTGCCGCCCACGGGCGAGCGTCGCTCGTGCGGCTCGGGCCGTTCCCCTCCACCTTCGCAGCGGGGGTCTCGGTGCTGCCCGCGGTGCTCGAGGCGCGGGCCACGGCCGTCGTGCCGTACGCGACCGCGATCGGGCTGGGGCTGATGTTCGCGCTGGGCGACCGGCCCGCCTCCTCCCGGGTCGTCGTGAGCTCGGAGCGGATGGTCGTCGACTCGCTCGGCCTCGTCGGGGTCCCGGCGATCGACGTCGACGGCGACGAGCTGGGCCGCGTCGCGACGGGCCTGCTGCTCGACCTGGTCGACGGCCGAGGAGGCGCGGGTGCGGAACATGCGCAGCGCCGCCTCCCCGTCCCGGTGCGCTGGCCCGCCGGGGCCTGA
- a CDS encoding recombinase family protein, translating into MLIGYARVSTSGQDLAAQRDGLAALGVDDQHVHVDHGLSGTTRARPGLREALAACRAGDVLVVTKLDRLARSLRDATDIADELTRKGVALNLGGAVYDPTDPVGRLLFNVLGMVAEFEADLIRARTREGMAIAKAAGKLRGRKPKLTPSQEKHLVQLHRTGAHTTSEIAELFGVARSTVYRAIQRGEQA; encoded by the coding sequence ATGCTCATCGGATACGCGCGCGTCTCGACCTCGGGACAAGATCTAGCAGCACAGCGTGATGGTCTTGCAGCGCTCGGTGTTGACGATCAACACGTGCATGTCGACCACGGCTTGTCGGGGACGACTCGAGCACGGCCCGGTCTCCGCGAAGCTCTGGCAGCGTGCCGCGCCGGCGATGTCCTGGTTGTCACGAAGCTCGACCGCCTCGCGCGGTCGCTGCGCGACGCTACCGACATCGCGGACGAGCTGACGAGGAAGGGCGTCGCCCTGAATCTCGGGGGAGCGGTCTACGACCCCACCGACCCCGTCGGCCGGCTCCTGTTCAACGTCCTCGGCATGGTCGCCGAATTCGAAGCCGACCTCATCCGAGCGCGCACCCGGGAGGGCATGGCGATCGCCAAAGCTGCAGGCAAGCTCCGCGGCCGCAAACCGAAGCTCACCCCGTCGCAGGAGAAGCACCTGGTGCAGCTGCACCGCACCGGCGCCCACACCACCAGCGAGATCGCAGAGCTCTTCGGCGTCGCCCGCTCGACGGTCTACCGAGCGATTCAGCGAGGGGAACAAGCGTGA
- a CDS encoding extracellular solute-binding protein — MTRSARTSRTRPLALAAGFAVSAVVLAGCSSGDASSSDAESIVVSTFPFGVEEFQEAVVDPFTEATGIEVEIETGSNADRLSKLQLADGDPGIDVMLISDYYAALGQEDDLFQQVDAADVPNLETIADFATEDAYVGPAYSYQLNGTLYSTDELDADEAADWSLYGDSDLEGRVALPDISVTAGQLMVSGVAAEFGDGPYDIDAALEQLGEWSPNVLQFYSSSTEVTNLLTQGEIVAADALSGFATDLVASGEPVAWTPPATGKYMATNRAMIPTGAENVDGASQFIDYLLSAEAQSSSAEIVGDLPVNPDATIPSTILDVVGDIAADPIAAGYATLDPTELVPTRAEWVDRFAREVTSR, encoded by the coding sequence ATGACCCGCTCCGCCCGCACCTCCCGTACGCGACCGCTGGCCCTCGCCGCCGGCTTCGCCGTCTCCGCCGTCGTGCTCGCCGGCTGCTCGTCCGGCGACGCGTCGTCGTCCGACGCCGAGAGCATCGTCGTCAGCACGTTCCCGTTCGGCGTCGAGGAGTTCCAGGAGGCGGTGGTCGACCCGTTCACCGAGGCCACCGGCATCGAGGTCGAGATCGAGACCGGCTCGAACGCCGACCGGCTGTCGAAGCTGCAGCTCGCCGACGGCGACCCCGGCATCGACGTCATGCTGATCAGCGACTACTACGCGGCCCTCGGCCAGGAGGACGACCTGTTCCAGCAGGTCGACGCGGCCGACGTGCCGAACCTGGAGACCATCGCCGACTTCGCGACCGAGGACGCCTACGTCGGCCCCGCCTACAGCTACCAGCTCAACGGCACGCTCTACTCGACCGACGAGCTCGACGCCGACGAGGCCGCCGACTGGTCGCTCTACGGCGACTCCGACCTCGAGGGCCGCGTGGCACTGCCCGACATCTCGGTGACCGCCGGCCAGCTGATGGTCTCGGGCGTCGCCGCCGAGTTCGGCGACGGCCCCTACGACATCGACGCCGCGCTCGAGCAGCTCGGCGAGTGGTCGCCGAACGTGCTGCAGTTCTACAGCTCGTCGACCGAGGTCACCAACCTGCTCACGCAGGGCGAGATCGTCGCCGCCGACGCTCTGAGCGGCTTCGCCACCGACCTCGTCGCCTCGGGCGAGCCCGTGGCCTGGACCCCGCCCGCGACCGGCAAGTACATGGCGACCAACCGCGCGATGATCCCGACGGGAGCCGAGAACGTCGACGGCGCCTCGCAGTTCATCGACTACCTGCTGTCGGCCGAGGCCCAGTCGTCGTCTGCCGAGATCGTCGGCGACCTGCCCGTGAACCCCGACGCGACGATCCCCTCGACCATCCTGGACGTCGTCGGCGACATCGCCGCCGACCCGATCGCGGCCGGCTACGCCACGCTCGACCCGACCGAGCTCGTCCCGACGCGCGCCGAGTGGGTCGACCGCTTCGCCCGTGAGGTGACGTCGCGCTGA
- a CDS encoding ABC transporter permease, with the protein MTRTSTPRSSTTAGSSTTAGSSKPARSSKTPGTGRPVAGTLAVAGYVVMIVPILFVVATAFTGGRTLTFPPQGFSLQWFEKAVTYAPFTGALVSSLQLAVLATVIALAVGVPVTLAIHRGRLPGKGLIEGMFLSPLIVPELVVGLALYQQLMIGFGLANFPTLLIGHTALMMPYAVRVTGASLALADPSLEEAARGLGAGPVRAFFTVTLPLLRPGIFSAALLSFVTSFNNVPLSLLLQSRDFRTLPVTMLDYVQQSYDPMVAAMATLILAATVVVAVVAERTVGFAKIFGGINK; encoded by the coding sequence GTGACCCGCACCAGCACGCCCCGCAGCAGCACGACCGCCGGCAGCAGCACGACCGCCGGCAGCAGCAAGCCGGCCCGCAGCAGCAAGACCCCCGGCACCGGGCGCCCCGTCGCCGGCACTCTCGCCGTCGCGGGCTACGTCGTGATGATCGTGCCGATCCTGTTCGTCGTCGCGACGGCGTTCACGGGCGGCCGCACCCTGACCTTCCCGCCGCAGGGCTTCTCGCTGCAGTGGTTCGAGAAGGCCGTCACCTACGCGCCCTTCACCGGCGCCCTCGTCTCGAGCCTGCAGCTCGCCGTGCTCGCCACCGTCATAGCGCTGGCGGTCGGCGTGCCGGTGACCCTCGCGATCCACCGCGGGCGCCTGCCCGGCAAGGGCCTGATCGAGGGCATGTTCCTGTCGCCCCTCATCGTGCCCGAGCTCGTCGTCGGCCTCGCGCTCTACCAGCAGCTGATGATCGGCTTCGGGCTCGCGAACTTCCCGACGCTGCTGATCGGCCACACCGCGCTGATGATGCCGTACGCGGTCAGGGTGACGGGCGCCTCCCTCGCCCTCGCCGACCCGTCGCTCGAGGAGGCGGCCCGCGGGCTCGGCGCCGGCCCCGTCCGCGCCTTCTTCACCGTGACGCTGCCGCTGCTGCGGCCCGGGATCTTCTCGGCCGCGCTGCTCAGCTTCGTCACCTCGTTCAACAACGTCCCCCTGTCGCTGCTGCTGCAGAGCCGCGACTTCCGCACCCTGCCGGTCACGATGCTCGACTACGTGCAGCAGAGCTACGACCCCATGGTCGCCGCGATGGCCACGCTGATCCTCGCGGCCACCGTCGTCGTCGCCGTGGTCGCCGAGCGCACCGTCGGCTTCGCCAAGATCTTCGGAGGCATCAACAAGTGA
- a CDS encoding zinc-ribbon domain-containing protein yields MFLLFGTSVRQALLTVVVFACRFCGQTVQQQVARRSTRFTLFFVPLFTVSKRYHVQCTNCGGVTDLTREQAEHSQEWAARQG; encoded by the coding sequence ATGTTCCTGCTCTTCGGCACCTCCGTCCGCCAGGCCCTGCTGACCGTCGTCGTCTTCGCCTGCCGGTTCTGCGGACAGACGGTCCAGCAGCAGGTCGCGCGGCGCTCGACGCGCTTCACCCTGTTCTTCGTGCCGCTCTTCACCGTGTCGAAGCGGTACCACGTGCAGTGCACCAACTGCGGCGGGGTCACGGACCTCACCCGGGAGCAGGCCGAGCACTCGCAGGAGTGGGCGGCGAGGCAGGGCTGA
- a CDS encoding ABC transporter ATP-binding protein codes for MSTPDPTGTEHASAAERPAAELRGVSQVFGDFTAVDGIDLSIRRGALTTLLGPSGCGKTTTLRMLAGYSAPTSGTILIDGDDMTRTPPEKRGLGMVFQSYALFPHLSVAENVGYGLKLRRVPADERARRVAETLDLVGLGHLAASKPKKLSGGQQQRVALARAIAIRPKLLLLDEPLSNLDARLRVQMRAEIRRIQGETGLTVVLVTHDQDEALEMSDDMVLMRAGRIMQQGAPQRVFPAPANRFVADFLGYENFISAADGTSLTVRPEHLVVEPTAGGAGRAAGPAAAGLHLPGTVTDVAYRGVDLLVTVAAVDASGARVRIVSDVRATGTSSLAPGDDVVVTAPQSRLVALAG; via the coding sequence GTGAGCACCCCAGACCCCACCGGCACCGAGCACGCCAGCGCTGCCGAACGCCCCGCCGCCGAACTGCGTGGCGTGAGCCAGGTCTTCGGCGACTTCACGGCCGTCGACGGCATCGACCTGTCGATCCGCCGCGGAGCCCTGACGACCCTGCTCGGCCCCTCTGGCTGCGGCAAGACGACGACGCTGCGCATGCTCGCCGGCTACTCGGCACCGACGAGCGGCACGATCCTCATCGACGGCGACGACATGACGCGCACGCCGCCCGAGAAGCGCGGGCTCGGCATGGTGTTCCAGTCGTACGCGCTGTTCCCGCACCTCTCGGTCGCCGAGAACGTGGGCTACGGCCTGAAGCTGCGCCGGGTGCCGGCCGACGAGCGCGCCCGTCGCGTCGCCGAGACCCTCGACCTCGTCGGGCTCGGGCACCTCGCGGCGAGCAAGCCGAAGAAGCTCTCCGGCGGTCAGCAGCAGCGCGTCGCCCTCGCCAGGGCGATCGCGATCCGACCCAAGCTGCTGCTGCTCGACGAGCCGCTCTCGAACCTCGACGCCCGCCTCCGGGTCCAGATGCGCGCCGAGATCCGCCGCATCCAGGGCGAGACCGGGCTCACCGTCGTGCTCGTCACCCACGACCAGGACGAAGCGCTCGAGATGAGCGACGACATGGTCCTCATGCGCGCCGGACGCATCATGCAGCAGGGCGCCCCGCAGAGAGTGTTCCCCGCCCCCGCGAACCGCTTCGTCGCCGACTTCCTCGGCTACGAGAACTTCATCTCCGCCGCCGACGGCACCTCGCTGACGGTGCGGCCCGAGCACCTGGTGGTCGAGCCGACCGCAGGAGGCGCGGGCCGGGCAGCAGGACCGGCCGCGGCCGGCCTGCACCTCCCCGGCACCGTCACCGACGTCGCGTACCGCGGCGTCGACCTGCTCGTCACGGTCGCCGCCGTCGACGCCTCGGGCGCCCGCGTGCGGATCGTCTCCGACGTGCGCGCCACGGGCACGTCGTCGCTCGCGCCCGGCGACGACGTCGTCGTGACCGCGCCGCAGTCGCGGCTCGTCGCGCTGGCCGGCTGA